In Lacrimispora indolis DSM 755, a genomic segment contains:
- a CDS encoding LPXTG cell wall anchor domain-containing protein encodes MKSWTVFLIAIGCLFITVSPQLPASAMYMTVGLVFILLGAVMLIKKRKE; translated from the coding sequence ATGAAAAGCTGGACTGTATTTTTAATCGCCATAGGCTGCCTGTTCATTACCGTATCACCCCAGCTTCCGGCCTCTGCCATGTATATGACCGTTGGTCTGGTATTTATACTGCTGGGTGCAGTTATGCTGATAAAGAAAAGGAAGGAATGA
- a CDS encoding PTS sugar transporter subunit IIC: MGAFNSFMEARFMPIAARIGSQKHLVAIRDAFIAIMPITMVGSIAVLLNVFLRDLPNQAGMTGFVKAMTPIISVNGNVYFGSIVILALAFVFALGYNLSKTYDVNAIAGGVIAFASLVTCMGQSASFSYELPGVAASAADQLKGLGLDVAATAGGGVTLNGVSGWGYLGSAYTGSGGLFTALIMGFICTMIYIKLMQKKITINLPDSVPPAVSKAFAAIVPGVIAIYVAGILTQICITATGSTINEMVLKYIQRPLLSLSQGFFSVILMVFLIQLLWFFGLHGHNVLAPIMDGIYLTALNQNIEAFTASQSTASLPYLWTRGSFDAYCQMGGSGITLGLIIAIFLFSKREDQRAIAKLSWPMGVFNINEPITFGMPIVLNPVYLIPWLIVPPVCATIAYGATAIGLIPPVFVSVPWVMPAGIYAFLATGGNFMAALVSLFNLFISFAIWTPFVMMANKMKEE, translated from the coding sequence ATGGGTGCATTTAATTCATTCATGGAAGCAAGATTTATGCCGATCGCAGCGAGAATCGGCTCCCAGAAACATTTGGTTGCCATTCGTGATGCATTTATCGCCATCATGCCCATTACCATGGTGGGTTCCATCGCAGTTTTGCTCAATGTATTTTTAAGAGATCTTCCAAATCAGGCAGGAATGACCGGGTTTGTTAAGGCCATGACCCCGATCATCAGTGTTAACGGTAACGTATATTTTGGTTCCATCGTAATCCTTGCCCTGGCATTTGTCTTTGCCCTGGGCTACAACCTTTCAAAAACATATGATGTAAACGCCATTGCAGGCGGAGTCATCGCATTTGCAAGCTTAGTCACCTGTATGGGACAAAGCGCTTCCTTCAGCTATGAGCTTCCGGGAGTTGCAGCGTCGGCAGCGGACCAGTTAAAGGGCCTTGGCCTTGATGTGGCTGCTACCGCAGGAGGCGGTGTCACATTAAACGGAGTCAGCGGCTGGGGATACTTAGGTTCCGCATACACCGGTTCCGGCGGCCTTTTTACCGCATTGATTATGGGCTTTATCTGTACCATGATTTACATAAAGCTGATGCAGAAAAAAATCACCATTAACCTTCCGGATTCTGTACCTCCGGCAGTAAGCAAAGCATTTGCAGCAATTGTCCCGGGCGTGATCGCCATTTATGTGGCAGGGATCTTAACCCAGATCTGTATAACAGCAACAGGCTCCACCATTAATGAAATGGTTCTTAAATATATACAGAGGCCGCTCCTCAGCTTATCACAGGGCTTCTTCAGCGTAATCCTCATGGTGTTCTTAATCCAGCTGTTATGGTTCTTCGGATTACATGGACACAACGTACTGGCTCCTATTATGGATGGAATCTACTTAACCGCATTAAACCAGAACATCGAGGCATTTACTGCCAGCCAGAGTACTGCCAGCCTTCCTTACTTATGGACCCGCGGTTCCTTTGACGCCTACTGCCAGATGGGAGGTTCCGGAATTACCTTAGGCCTGATCATTGCCATCTTCCTGTTTTCCAAGAGAGAGGACCAGAGGGCCATTGCAAAGCTGTCCTGGCCAATGGGCGTATTCAATATCAACGAACCCATCACCTTTGGTATGCCTATCGTACTGAACCCGGTATATTTAATTCCGTGGCTGATCGTTCCGCCGGTATGCGCGACCATCGCATACGGCGCAACTGCCATCGGCTTAATCCCACCGGTATTCGTTTCTGTACCATGGGTAATGCCGGCAGGCATCTACGCATTCCTTGCAACCGGCGGAAACTTTATGGCAGCACTTGTATCGCTGTTTAACCTGTTTATATCCTTTGCCATCTGGACGCCATTTGTTATGATGGCAAACAAAATGAAAGAAGAATAA
- a CDS encoding PTS sugar transporter subunit IIB produces MYHILLVCSAGMSTSMLVKKMQDAASEKGVEATIWAVGDAESVEEVKKADIILLGPQVRYLEKKMNERVKNEKPVLVIDMMAYGTMNGAKVLDQALGKLNGQV; encoded by the coding sequence ATGTATCACATTTTATTAGTTTGCTCTGCAGGAATGTCTACAAGCATGCTTGTAAAAAAAATGCAGGATGCAGCATCAGAAAAAGGCGTGGAGGCCACCATTTGGGCGGTGGGAGATGCTGAATCCGTTGAAGAAGTGAAAAAGGCAGATATCATTTTGTTAGGACCTCAGGTTCGTTACCTGGAGAAAAAGATGAACGAGAGAGTGAAAAATGAGAAACCAGTGCTTGTCATTGATATGATGGCTTACGGCACGATGAACGGTGCCAAGGTCCTGGATCAGGCACTGGGGAAATTAAACGGGCAGGTATGA
- a CDS encoding 6-phospho-beta-glucosidase: protein MMKGIKIVTIGGGSSYTPELVEGFIKRYDKLPVRELWLVDIEEGREKLEIVGALAKRMVKKAGLPMKVILSYDRRDALRDADYVTTQMRVGLLDARIKDERIPLSHGMIGQETNGAAGMFKAFRTIPVILDIVKDMEELCPEAWMINFTNPAGMITEAVLRYTDFKRVIGLCNVPVNMVNGFARLLKVEAERVTMELSGLNHHIFATDVFVDGQSRLEEILEIYQHISGEDAISMKNFSTLPFSPEFIRGLHCIPCPYHNYYFFTREQLEEELKEYQEGRVRGEVVKRVEEELFELYKDENLDIKPKQLEMRGGARYSDAACNLICSLYNNTGDIQYVDVRNNGTITNLPADSAVEAACIITGGGPKPIAVGELKPQINGTIQTIKTFERLVCEAAVTGSRDLAVTALNMNPLCASDHDANAVVEELLEAHKKYLPRFFKNEK, encoded by the coding sequence ATGATGAAAGGGATCAAAATCGTTACCATTGGCGGCGGCTCCTCTTATACGCCGGAGCTGGTAGAAGGATTTATCAAACGATATGACAAGCTGCCTGTGAGGGAACTGTGGCTGGTGGATATTGAAGAGGGAAGGGAAAAACTGGAGATCGTAGGCGCCCTGGCCAAACGCATGGTAAAAAAGGCAGGGCTGCCCATGAAGGTGATCCTGTCCTATGACAGGCGGGATGCCTTAAGGGATGCGGACTATGTGACCACGCAGATGCGGGTAGGGCTTTTGGATGCCAGGATCAAGGATGAGCGGATCCCCTTAAGCCATGGCATGATCGGCCAGGAAACCAACGGAGCGGCAGGCATGTTCAAGGCCTTCCGGACCATTCCCGTGATTTTAGATATTGTAAAGGACATGGAGGAGCTTTGCCCCGAGGCGTGGATGATCAACTTTACAAACCCTGCCGGAATGATCACGGAGGCAGTGTTAAGATATACGGATTTTAAAAGGGTGATCGGACTTTGTAACGTGCCGGTGAATATGGTCAATGGCTTTGCAAGGCTGCTAAAGGTGGAGGCAGAGCGGGTGACCATGGAGCTGTCCGGCTTGAACCACCATATTTTTGCAACGGATGTATTTGTGGATGGGCAGTCAAGACTGGAGGAGATCCTGGAAATCTATCAGCACATCAGTGGGGAGGATGCCATTTCCATGAAGAATTTTTCCACCCTGCCTTTTTCCCCGGAATTTATCCGGGGGCTTCACTGCATTCCCTGCCCTTACCACAACTACTATTTCTTTACCAGGGAACAGCTGGAGGAGGAATTGAAGGAGTATCAGGAAGGCCGGGTCCGGGGCGAAGTGGTGAAAAGGGTGGAAGAGGAGTTGTTTGAGCTGTACAAGGATGAAAATCTGGATATCAAGCCAAAGCAGCTGGAGATGAGAGGCGGGGCCAGATACAGCGATGCAGCCTGCAACTTAATCTGCTCCCTGTATAACAATACCGGTGATATCCAGTATGTGGATGTCCGCAACAACGGGACCATCACAAACCTTCCGGCAGACAGCGCGGTGGAAGCTGCCTGCATCATCACCGGCGGAGGGCCAAAGCCCATTGCAGTGGGTGAGCTGAAACCCCAGATCAACGGAACCATACAGACCATCAAGACCTTTGAGCGCCTGGTCTGCGAAGCGGCTGTCACCGGAAGCAGGGATTTAGCGGTGACGGCTCTCAACATGAATCCTCTCTGTGCAAGCGATCACGATGCCAATGCAGTGGTTGAGGAATTGCTGGAAGCTCATAAAAAATACCTGCCCCGGTTCTTTAAAAACGAAAAATAA
- a CDS encoding PTS lactose/cellobiose transporter subunit IIA has protein sequence MDENYAVAFQLIMNAGNSKSLSMMAMESAREFNFEEAEKYLKEAEVEMRSAHQSQIDLIQQEAQGNPVEVNIILVHAQDHLTMAMMAKDQAAEILNLYRMIKDLKDKIEK, from the coding sequence ATGGATGAGAATTATGCAGTTGCGTTTCAGCTCATTATGAACGCTGGAAATTCAAAATCGCTTTCAATGATGGCAATGGAGTCTGCCAGGGAATTTAACTTTGAGGAAGCGGAGAAATACTTAAAAGAGGCGGAAGTGGAGATGAGGTCCGCCCATCAGTCCCAGATCGATTTAATCCAGCAGGAAGCCCAGGGCAACCCTGTTGAAGTAAATATTATTCTGGTACATGCCCAGGACCATTTAACCATGGCCATGATGGCAAAGGACCAGGCAGCGGAGATTTTGAACCTTTACCGGATGATCAAGGATTTAAAGGATAAGATTGAAAAATAA
- the garD gene encoding galactarate dehydratase, with protein MSRLYVKIKDQDNVAIAVEDIPKGTEVMEGIITRHVIPQAHKVALCDIPRGGEIIRYGVVLGYAIDPIRKGDWINEHMLELPELQDVDNMEFGINLVTDLPDPPVTQWEGYVNPQGGPAGTRNILGISTTVQCVTGVLNVAVERMKRELLPKYPYVDDIVPVNHAYGCGVAIDAPEAKVPIRTLRNLARHPNFGGQLMVVGLGCEKFTVDMLCDKEDITPENVIILQEKKGFDEMISALMEMADKKLKVLNERRRQTLPLSELLIGMQCGGSDAFSGVSANPSAGYAADMLVKGGATVIFSEVTEVRDGVYLLANRCINEEVGKKLAAEMKWYDHYLENGQVDRSANPTPGNKKGGLANIVEKSMGSIAKSGTSPIVEVLSPAERPTKKGLIYGATPASDIVCGPCQLASGIGLQVFMTGRGTPYGLAIAPVIKVCSRNEMKEMWSDLIDVNAGPVATGDATIQEIGTQLFREIIDVASGRKQSAAEKYKLHNDLCIFNPAPIT; from the coding sequence ATGTCACGGCTTTACGTAAAAATAAAAGATCAGGATAACGTGGCGATCGCAGTGGAGGATATCCCAAAAGGAACAGAAGTGATGGAAGGAATTATTACTCGTCATGTTATTCCCCAAGCCCATAAGGTTGCCCTCTGTGACATACCCAGGGGCGGGGAGATCATCCGATACGGTGTGGTCTTAGGATATGCCATTGATCCGATCCGGAAGGGCGACTGGATAAACGAGCATATGCTGGAATTGCCGGAACTGCAGGATGTGGACAACATGGAGTTTGGGATCAACCTTGTGACGGATCTGCCTGATCCGCCGGTGACCCAGTGGGAAGGATATGTCAATCCCCAGGGCGGGCCTGCCGGTACTCGTAATATCCTTGGGATCAGCACGACAGTCCAGTGTGTGACGGGAGTATTGAATGTGGCGGTGGAGCGGATGAAACGGGAGCTTTTGCCAAAGTATCCTTATGTGGATGATATTGTTCCAGTCAATCATGCCTATGGCTGCGGCGTCGCCATCGATGCGCCGGAGGCAAAGGTGCCGATCCGGACCCTGCGAAATCTGGCCAGGCATCCGAATTTCGGAGGACAGCTGATGGTGGTGGGACTGGGATGCGAAAAATTTACGGTTGACATGCTTTGTGACAAAGAGGATATTACGCCGGAAAATGTCATCATTCTACAGGAGAAAAAGGGCTTCGATGAGATGATCAGCGCTTTGATGGAGATGGCGGATAAGAAGCTGAAGGTGTTAAATGAGCGCAGGCGCCAGACCTTACCGCTGTCAGAGCTGCTGATAGGAATGCAATGCGGCGGCAGTGATGCATTTTCCGGCGTTTCTGCTAACCCTTCGGCCGGTTATGCGGCGGATATGCTGGTGAAGGGGGGCGCGACAGTAATATTTTCAGAGGTTACCGAGGTGCGGGATGGTGTATATCTGCTGGCCAACCGCTGTATCAACGAGGAAGTGGGGAAAAAGCTGGCGGCAGAAATGAAATGGTATGACCATTACCTGGAAAATGGCCAGGTGGACCGCAGTGCAAACCCCACGCCGGGAAATAAAAAAGGTGGTTTGGCGAACATTGTGGAGAAATCCATGGGATCTATTGCAAAATCCGGTACATCCCCCATCGTGGAGGTGCTGTCTCCGGCGGAAAGGCCGACGAAAAAGGGCCTGATCTATGGGGCTACCCCTGCCAGCGATATTGTCTGCGGGCCGTGCCAGCTGGCTTCCGGGATCGGTCTGCAGGTGTTTATGACGGGGAGGGGAACTCCTTATGGCCTGGCGATTGCACCGGTGATCAAGGTTTGCTCCAGAAATGAGATGAAGGAGATGTGGTCCGACTTAATTGATGTAAATGCAGGGCCGGTGGCCACCGGTGACGCTACGATCCAGGAGATTGGAACACAGTTGTTTCGCGAGATCATCGATGTGGCCAGCGGGCGGAAACAGAGTGCGGCGGAGAAGTATAAGCTGCATAATGATTTGTGCATTTTTAATCCTGCGCCGATTACATGA